A genomic window from Flavobacterium azooxidireducens includes:
- a CDS encoding septal ring lytic transglycosylase RlpA family protein — translation MKHKTELIVFGLFALLFFSSFSFKTKRFEKPTIQRLTLNDTIKNDSILIDSVKIEANYSFKLYKKGAHASYYHDKFTGRKTASGQIFDNQKYTAAHKKLPFGTKVRVTNEANGESTMVTINDRGPFTRGREIDLSKRAFRDIARHHGYGSMKVTIEIVEEIPEIIEETPENTEKD, via the coding sequence ATGAAACATAAAACCGAACTCATCGTGTTTGGCCTATTTGCCTTACTTTTCTTTAGTAGTTTTTCATTTAAAACAAAACGGTTTGAAAAACCTACCATTCAGCGATTAACTCTTAATGATACAATCAAAAATGATAGCATTTTAATTGACAGCGTTAAAATTGAGGCAAATTATTCCTTCAAATTATATAAAAAAGGTGCTCACGCCTCCTATTATCACGATAAATTTACCGGAAGAAAAACAGCAAGCGGCCAAATTTTTGACAATCAAAAATATACTGCGGCTCATAAAAAATTGCCATTTGGCACAAAAGTTCGAGTTACCAATGAAGCAAATGGAGAATCCACAATGGTTACAATTAATGATAGAGGGCCATTTACCAGAGGAAGAGAAATAGATTTAAGCAAAAGAGCCTTTCGAGATATTGCTAGACATCACGGCTACGGCTCAATGAAAGTAACCATCGAAATTGTGGAAGAAATTCCAGAAATAATAGAAGAAACTCCTGAAAATACAGAAAAAGACTAA
- a CDS encoding TetR/AcrR family transcriptional regulator: MELKSETKEDLLLQSLTYFKKYGSKNVTMDDLASELAISKKTIYKYFSSKEELISECVDYLWIHFEQQTEEISKLKIDSLAKVILLYELGLQELRKTDSQFLYSLKRYYHQSMEKYNCFRTKLIFETLLGFLTEAKTKGFIRSEVNLNLFCELNLLDFDEKLYQFKLFERFENDEILDQLIKNRLRGIVKAEHQHLIDEI; the protein is encoded by the coding sequence ATGGAATTGAAATCAGAAACCAAAGAAGATTTATTGCTTCAAAGTTTAACGTACTTTAAAAAATACGGCAGTAAAAATGTGACGATGGATGATTTAGCGTCAGAATTAGCTATTTCAAAAAAAACGATTTACAAATATTTTAGCAGTAAAGAAGAATTAATCAGTGAATGTGTTGATTATTTGTGGATTCATTTTGAACAACAAACCGAAGAAATAAGCAAGTTAAAAATCGACTCATTAGCCAAAGTAATTTTGTTGTATGAACTTGGTTTGCAAGAATTAAGAAAAACGGATTCACAATTTTTATATAGTTTGAAACGCTATTATCATCAATCGATGGAAAAGTATAATTGTTTCAGAACTAAACTGATTTTTGAAACGCTTTTAGGTTTTTTAACCGAAGCTAAGACAAAAGGATTCATTCGTTCAGAAGTAAATTTGAACTTATTTTGCGAATTAAATTTGCTTGATTTCGACGAAAAATTATATCAATTTAAACTTTTTGAACGATTTGAAAATGATGAAATTTTAGATCAATTAATCAAAAATCGCCTTCGCGGAATTGTGAAAGCGGAACATCAACATTTGATTGATGAAATTTAA
- a CDS encoding gliding motility lipoprotein GldH, with protein sequence MKLVKPLFFIAFFLLLSCDKSSVYQKIDNDFKDNRWFKTTIKTHTIDIQKESTYTLFFDFRHVHDFQFPEIPIQFRIENPDGTVSVEKINLSIKDENGKDRGECMGDVCDLRQVVFSDKMLTKGKHSISISNQFDGEYLPNVIGIGLRLEEIEKQ encoded by the coding sequence ATGAAATTAGTAAAACCTTTATTTTTTATTGCTTTTTTTCTATTGCTTTCTTGCGATAAATCATCCGTTTATCAAAAAATTGATAACGATTTTAAAGATAATCGTTGGTTTAAAACAACAATAAAAACACATACGATCGACATTCAAAAAGAATCAACCTATACTTTATTTTTTGATTTTAGACATGTGCATGATTTTCAATTTCCTGAAATTCCGATACAATTTAGAATTGAAAATCCGGATGGAACCGTAAGTGTCGAAAAAATTAATTTATCTATAAAAGATGAAAATGGCAAAGACAGAGGTGAATGCATGGGGGATGTTTGTGATTTAAGACAAGTTGTTTTTAGTGACAAAATGTTAACCAAAGGAAAACACAGCATTAGTATTTCGAATCAATTTGATGGAGAATATCTTCCGAATGTAATTGGAATTGGATTGCGATTAGAGGAAATTGAAAAACAATAA
- a CDS encoding GbsR/MarR family transcriptional regulator, with the protein MDSIEKEKQELIELFGIHFETHHNLPPLASRIVGNLILNCRIKGLTFEELVEVTGASKSSVSTNINLLLKLEKIHYYTLPGDRRKHFRPSNLADRIQNHLKILHSEIEIVHKVKAFDEKYRISADYEKGRSVLSVYLEYVHNFEKLLQDSIKKINQLEQQ; encoded by the coding sequence ATGGATAGTATTGAAAAAGAAAAGCAAGAACTTATTGAATTATTCGGAATTCATTTTGAAACACACCATAATTTACCACCATTAGCTTCAAGAATTGTTGGCAATTTAATTTTAAATTGTAGAATTAAAGGACTCACTTTTGAAGAATTGGTTGAAGTAACCGGTGCCAGCAAAAGTTCCGTTTCTACCAACATAAATCTTTTGCTAAAACTGGAAAAGATACATTACTACACTTTGCCGGGAGACAGAAGAAAGCATTTTAGACCTTCTAATTTGGCAGATAGAATTCAAAATCACCTTAAAATTCTTCATTCAGAAATTGAAATAGTTCATAAAGTAAAAGCTTTCGACGAAAAATATCGAATTTCTGCCGACTACGAAAAAGGAAGAAGTGTACTAAGCGTTTACCTTGAGTATGTTCACAATTTTGAAAAATTACTGCAAGATTCCATCAAAAAAATTAATCAATTAGAACAGCAATAA
- a CDS encoding YciI family protein, translating to MKKSSLVLLLGTIFACNSTKTDTAKVVTSQKEIVKTNHETFSYQSGDTTYVMQKYFLVLLKKRKNRNHSKEEAAELQKQHMAHIGWLDKTGKISIAGPSDNHETVAGFLLFHTETMKEADSLANLDPAVKAGRLEVETLPWWAAKGSKLK from the coding sequence ATGAAAAAAAGTAGTTTAGTTCTGCTCTTAGGGACAATTTTTGCGTGCAACAGTACTAAAACGGATACTGCAAAAGTGGTTACGTCTCAAAAAGAAATTGTAAAAACAAATCACGAAACGTTTTCCTATCAATCAGGCGATACGACTTATGTTATGCAGAAATATTTTTTGGTTTTGTTGAAAAAAAGAAAGAACAGAAATCATTCCAAAGAAGAAGCTGCCGAACTTCAAAAGCAACATATGGCTCATATTGGATGGTTAGATAAAACCGGAAAAATCAGCATAGCCGGTCCTTCGGATAACCATGAAACAGTTGCCGGTTTTTTACTTTTTCACACCGAAACGATGAAAGAAGCCGATAGTTTAGCCAATTTAGATCCAGCTGTAAAAGCGGGTCGTTTAGAGGTTGAAACGCTTCCGTGGTGGGCGGCAAAAGGCAGTAAGTTAAAGTAG
- a CDS encoding efflux transporter outer membrane subunit, whose translation MNYLKISKITVVIAGSLVMQSCFVAKDYQSPNIETEKLFRTEQVKDSVSLATVSWEQLFTDPILQKHIRTGLQNNYNLKIGLQNLAAAEANMKQGKAGYLPTFSANASWTHQELAKNSQFGSFFNGALDQYELAGRLSWEADIWGKIRSNKRAFAASYLQTVAAQQAIQTQLISSISATYFQLLALDAQIKVAEKTLENRNQSVETIQALKDAGSVNAVAVKQTEAQLYGTQVILEDLKYNVKVLENTLSILLGQAPGTIERGLFENQTMTTDVKVGIPALLLSKRPDVISAEMNFRNAFEMTNVARSNFYPSLTVTASGGFQSLELKDWFSANSLFASVVTGLAQPIFNQRQIKTRHEVAKANQEKAYLQFEQTLLTAGKEVSDALASYENETEKLAIRTKQLESLQNAADYSDELLRYGMVNYLEVLTAKDNALNTELSTIDNRFQQLNAVISLYRALGGGY comes from the coding sequence ATGAACTATCTAAAAATATCAAAAATAACGGTTGTCATTGCAGGAAGTTTAGTGATGCAATCTTGTTTTGTGGCTAAGGATTACCAAAGTCCGAACATAGAAACCGAAAAACTATTCCGAACTGAACAAGTCAAAGACAGCGTTTCATTGGCAACCGTTTCGTGGGAACAATTGTTTACCGATCCTATTTTACAAAAACACATCAGAACCGGATTGCAAAACAATTATAATTTGAAAATCGGATTGCAAAATTTAGCCGCCGCAGAAGCCAATATGAAACAAGGAAAAGCCGGTTATTTACCCACTTTTTCTGCCAATGCAAGTTGGACACACCAAGAATTAGCCAAAAACAGTCAGTTTGGAAGTTTTTTCAACGGAGCTTTAGATCAATATGAATTGGCAGGAAGACTTTCTTGGGAAGCAGATATTTGGGGAAAAATCAGAAGTAACAAAAGAGCTTTTGCCGCCAGTTATTTGCAAACGGTTGCAGCTCAACAAGCCATTCAAACGCAATTGATTTCCAGTATTTCTGCCACTTATTTTCAATTATTGGCGTTGGATGCTCAAATAAAAGTGGCCGAAAAAACATTGGAAAACAGAAACCAAAGTGTTGAAACTATTCAAGCATTAAAAGATGCCGGAAGCGTAAATGCCGTTGCCGTAAAACAAACGGAAGCTCAATTATACGGAACTCAAGTTATTTTGGAAGATTTAAAATACAACGTAAAAGTGTTAGAAAACACGTTAAGTATTTTACTCGGTCAAGCTCCCGGAACCATCGAAAGAGGTTTATTTGAAAACCAAACGATGACCACTGATGTTAAAGTTGGAATTCCTGCTTTGTTGTTAAGCAAAAGACCCGATGTAATTTCGGCTGAAATGAATTTCAGAAATGCTTTTGAAATGACCAATGTAGCCCGAAGCAATTTCTATCCATCCTTAACCGTAACCGCCAGCGGAGGTTTTCAGAGTTTAGAATTGAAAGATTGGTTTAGTGCCAACTCGCTTTTTGCTTCGGTTGTTACCGGATTAGCACAGCCGATTTTTAATCAGCGACAAATAAAAACCCGTCACGAAGTAGCCAAAGCCAATCAGGAAAAAGCCTATCTTCAATTTGAGCAAACGCTTTTAACTGCCGGAAAAGAAGTTTCAGATGCGTTGGCTTCCTATGAAAATGAAACCGAAAAATTAGCCATCCGAACCAAACAATTGGAATCGCTTCAAAATGCGGCGGATTATTCGGATGAATTATTACGTTACGGAATGGTCAATTATTTGGAAGTTTTAACTGCCAAAGACAACGCCTTGAACACAGAATTAAGCACAATTGACAATCGTTTTCAACAGCTGAATGCCGTAATTTCATTGTATCGTGCATTAGGCGGAGGTTATTAA
- a CDS encoding response regulator, whose protein sequence is MSRIITSLLIFTISTFSWSQNNFDEKQLDSIINKVVDFKYNNGKRDSDFNSLFALLSEYDNIKNPELKAKADFNLGFYYYQILKFETSIFYYQKALKEYRNQEKWKSYVNVSKNLATVYSLLNKHEESEKVLLNTMQLVQNEDVGFYILKPLQELAVFYSYYGKNPSKAIYYGNKFYTELEYFSKNHIEDPEFKYSKTIDAAIVDLEMGNSYLALNEYEKAKKYLLRSQAFFSPTNDQEKLSRINKHLFHLAVKTNQPADSIEKQLNKYDNSISEYIRIYKTSVYKVIEDATEIYEYQIDLKKQKEENKKLKHHRNIITVLFIALFIISLISLQILIKLYKVQKDYNQKLLQEKEVLESIAKEKTMYFSIISHELRTPVYSITGILEILKQEKNPTKQDELINSLQLSNYYLTHLINNILVVNNDEEKKQINSFETQIDVFQFLENIVKKYKPLAIQKGININVKTTSKSLIWVKTDWVKLEQIIVNLLLNAIKFSPENEVIYINLSCEKQNLNQMKATFSISDNGPGINSELKESVLRGEKKLDVQEEINTNRMQGIGVGLFASQKLLHLFNSELKIDTEKERGSTFSFDVLAEIVTNNSENETSKKTINFPITVLSVDDNRMNLLVSKKMLENIGIKCFICTDQDDYLSIIEQENIELALIDINMPTINGYEMSKKIKSKFKIPIIAHTAGGEITKNDFQIVDAKIDDVLIKPYAIDDLKNKIIKLLPTIIKRRKK, encoded by the coding sequence ATGAGCCGAATAATTACTTCTCTTCTCATTTTTACGATTTCTACATTTTCATGGAGTCAAAATAATTTTGATGAAAAACAACTGGATAGTATTATCAACAAAGTGGTTGATTTTAAGTATAACAACGGAAAGCGAGATAGCGATTTTAATTCATTGTTTGCACTTTTATCCGAATATGATAATATAAAAAATCCGGAATTAAAGGCAAAAGCAGATTTTAATTTAGGATTCTATTATTATCAAATTTTGAAATTTGAAACTTCAATTTTTTATTACCAAAAGGCTTTAAAGGAATACCGGAATCAAGAAAAATGGAAATCGTATGTAAATGTTTCCAAAAACTTGGCTACAGTATATTCTCTTCTAAACAAACATGAAGAATCTGAAAAAGTGCTTTTAAACACAATGCAACTAGTTCAAAATGAAGACGTTGGTTTTTACATATTAAAACCATTGCAAGAATTGGCAGTATTTTATTCATATTATGGCAAAAACCCATCTAAAGCAATTTATTATGGTAATAAATTTTATACTGAATTAGAATATTTTTCAAAAAATCACATCGAAGATCCAGAATTTAAATACAGTAAAACTATTGATGCTGCCATTGTTGATTTAGAAATGGGTAACAGTTATCTTGCTTTAAATGAATATGAAAAAGCAAAAAAATATCTTTTAAGATCACAGGCTTTTTTTTCCCCTACTAATGACCAAGAAAAGCTTTCAAGAATAAATAAACATTTATTTCATTTAGCGGTAAAAACAAATCAACCAGCTGATTCTATAGAAAAACAATTGAACAAATATGATAATTCAATTTCAGAATATATTAGAATTTATAAAACTAGCGTTTATAAAGTGATTGAAGATGCGACAGAAATTTATGAATACCAAATTGACTTAAAAAAACAAAAAGAAGAAAATAAAAAACTAAAACATCATAGAAACATAATCACTGTTTTGTTTATTGCTTTATTTATTATCTCACTTATATCGCTGCAAATTTTAATTAAATTATATAAAGTTCAAAAGGATTACAACCAAAAGCTGCTACAAGAAAAGGAAGTTTTAGAATCAATTGCCAAAGAAAAAACAATGTATTTTTCAATTATATCGCATGAGCTAAGAACTCCTGTTTATTCTATAACCGGAATTTTAGAAATACTAAAACAAGAAAAAAATCCGACTAAACAAGATGAACTAATAAACTCTTTACAACTCTCTAATTACTATTTAACACACCTAATCAATAACATTCTTGTAGTAAATAATGATGAAGAAAAAAAACAGATTAATAGTTTTGAAACACAGATTGATGTATTTCAATTTTTAGAAAACATTGTAAAAAAATATAAGCCATTAGCAATACAAAAAGGAATAAATATTAACGTAAAGACAACTTCCAAATCACTAATATGGGTAAAAACTGATTGGGTAAAGTTGGAACAAATTATTGTTAATCTCTTATTAAATGCAATAAAGTTTTCTCCTGAAAATGAAGTTATTTACATTAATTTAAGTTGTGAAAAGCAAAATTTAAATCAAATGAAAGCCACTTTCTCCATTTCAGACAATGGTCCCGGAATAAATAGTGAGTTAAAAGAAAGCGTTCTTAGAGGCGAAAAAAAATTAGATGTTCAAGAAGAAATCAACACAAATAGAATGCAAGGAATTGGCGTTGGTTTGTTTGCTTCTCAGAAATTATTACATTTATTTAATTCTGAATTGAAAATTGATACTGAAAAAGAAAGGGGAAGTACTTTTTCATTTGATGTTTTAGCAGAAATAGTTACAAATAATTCAGAAAATGAAACTTCTAAAAAAACAATAAACTTTCCTATTACTGTTTTATCTGTTGATGACAATCGAATGAACCTTTTGGTTTCTAAAAAAATGTTGGAAAATATAGGGATAAAGTGTTTTATTTGTACAGATCAAGACGATTATCTTTCAATTATAGAACAAGAAAACATAGAATTAGCTTTAATAGACATCAATATGCCAACAATAAACGGATATGAAATGTCTAAAAAAATAAAGTCAAAATTTAAAATTCCTATTATTGCTCATACGGCAGGAGGAGAAATTACTAAAAACGACTTTCAAATAGTAGATGCAAAAATTGACGATGTGCTCATCAAACCTTATGCAATAGATGATTTGAAGAACAAAATCATTAAATTATTACCAACAATTATAAAGAGAAGAAAAAAATAA
- a CDS encoding efflux RND transporter permease subunit: MLKVFIERPVLSTVISILITILGILGLMSLPIEQYPEIAPPTVQVNATYTGANAETVLNSVVIPLEEEINGVEGMTYITSSASNDGAAKINVFFELGVDADIAAVNVQNRVARATSKLPEAVIQTGVTTLKSQTSALMFLSMFSDNPEYDEVFVQNYAKINLVPKLQRVKGVGQVNVFGAKDYSMRIWIDPAKMAAFKVVPSDIQAALREQNLEAAPGKFGENADGVYEYVIKYKGRLAEISEYENIIIKSIGNGNFLRLKDVASIELGGFNYGTNNMGMGKPGVAVGIFQTSGSNAQEIIEEVMTILEDAKADFPKGVDYVVPYNTKKFLDASISKVITTLIEAFILVFIVVFLFLQDFRSTLIPAIAVPVAIVGTFFFLQLFGYSINMLTLFAMILAIGIVVDDAIVVVEAVHAKLDEGVKSAKEATVSAMSEITGAIISITLVMSAVFVPVSFIKGSSGVFYQQFAITLAIAILISAVNALTLSPALCALLLKPHEGSEHHKKGFKDRFFTAFNTGFDSMTNKYVNSIGFLLKRKWIAVLGLIVVSGIALLLFKSTPSGFIPTEDRGLIMADITLPPGATLEQTQKIVNEYDSIIASMNIVEARMNVVGFSLLNNVNGGSYAFSVIQLKDWSERKEDNQSVDAVVGELFGRTAGIKDARLLFFTPPSVQGFGMADGFELKLQDKGDDDWLKVSQVSGEFLQALNARPEIQYAMTSFNPSFPQYQMDVNVEKTKEAGISINQIFNTLQGYYGGLYTTDFNRFGKQYRVMIQAKPEDRATPESLDNIFIRNAQDETVSISEFVNLKRVYGPESVARYNLLKSISVTGKANPGYSSGDAIKAVEEVAAQHLPKTYEYEFSGMTREEIIAGGQAAGVFLLSLIFVYFLLAGQYESYVLPLSVILSLPVGIAGAIGFVNLFGLENNIYFQVALIMLIGLLAKNAILIVEFAIQRRRHGMGLFESAIDGAKARLRPILMTSFAFILGLLPLAFASGVGAVGNRSIGMGAVGGMLVGTLLGVFVIPVLFVIFQGLQERISGKAKETDPEIL, translated from the coding sequence ATGTTAAAAGTATTTATTGAAAGACCCGTTCTTTCAACAGTAATCTCTATTCTCATAACTATCCTGGGAATATTGGGTTTGATGTCGTTGCCCATCGAACAATATCCTGAAATTGCTCCGCCAACTGTGCAAGTAAACGCCACTTATACCGGAGCAAATGCAGAAACAGTTTTAAATAGCGTAGTCATTCCGCTCGAAGAAGAAATCAATGGTGTGGAAGGAATGACGTATATCACTTCGTCTGCCAGTAACGATGGTGCTGCCAAAATCAATGTATTTTTTGAATTAGGTGTCGATGCCGATATTGCCGCTGTAAACGTGCAAAACAGAGTAGCGAGAGCAACCAGTAAATTACCTGAAGCTGTTATTCAAACCGGGGTTACAACATTAAAAAGTCAAACGAGTGCCTTGATGTTCCTTTCCATGTTTTCGGATAATCCGGAATATGATGAGGTTTTTGTACAGAATTATGCTAAAATAAATCTAGTTCCAAAATTACAACGTGTAAAAGGAGTTGGACAAGTAAACGTTTTTGGAGCCAAAGATTATTCAATGCGAATTTGGATTGATCCGGCAAAAATGGCGGCTTTCAAAGTCGTTCCGTCTGATATTCAAGCAGCGTTGAGAGAACAAAATCTAGAAGCAGCTCCGGGAAAATTTGGTGAAAATGCTGATGGAGTTTATGAGTATGTCATCAAATACAAAGGTCGTTTAGCCGAAATTTCAGAATATGAAAATATCATTATTAAATCCATCGGAAACGGAAATTTTCTTCGTTTAAAAGATGTTGCATCGATTGAATTAGGCGGATTTAATTACGGAACCAATAATATGGGAATGGGAAAACCGGGTGTTGCTGTTGGTATTTTCCAAACATCAGGTTCCAATGCTCAAGAAATTATTGAAGAAGTAATGACCATTTTGGAAGATGCTAAAGCCGATTTTCCAAAAGGTGTAGATTATGTTGTGCCTTACAACACTAAAAAATTCCTTGATGCCTCTATTTCAAAGGTAATTACAACGTTAATCGAAGCTTTTATCTTAGTATTTATTGTGGTATTCTTATTTTTACAAGATTTCCGTTCCACGTTAATTCCGGCTATTGCAGTTCCGGTTGCGATTGTAGGAACCTTTTTCTTCCTTCAATTGTTTGGTTATTCCATTAATATGTTGACGCTTTTTGCGATGATTCTCGCCATCGGAATTGTCGTCGATGATGCCATTGTCGTCGTCGAGGCTGTTCACGCTAAGTTGGATGAAGGAGTCAAATCTGCTAAAGAAGCCACGGTTTCTGCGATGAGCGAAATTACAGGAGCGATTATTTCCATCACGTTAGTAATGTCGGCTGTATTCGTGCCGGTGTCTTTTATCAAAGGATCTTCGGGCGTTTTCTATCAACAATTTGCGATTACGTTAGCGATTGCGATTTTAATTTCTGCTGTAAATGCATTGACTTTAAGTCCTGCTCTTTGTGCTTTATTATTAAAACCGCACGAAGGTTCAGAACATCATAAAAAAGGATTTAAAGATCGATTTTTTACTGCTTTCAACACCGGTTTTGATTCGATGACAAACAAATATGTCAACTCAATTGGCTTTTTATTAAAAAGAAAGTGGATTGCTGTTTTAGGATTAATTGTGGTTTCCGGAATTGCCTTGTTACTTTTCAAATCTACGCCTTCCGGATTTATTCCAACCGAAGACCGTGGTTTAATTATGGCAGACATCACTTTACCACCCGGAGCAACGTTGGAACAAACACAAAAAATTGTCAATGAATACGATTCAATCATTGCGTCAATGAATATTGTTGAAGCCAGAATGAATGTGGTTGGATTTAGTTTATTGAATAATGTTAACGGAGGTTCGTATGCGTTCTCGGTTATTCAATTAAAAGATTGGAGTGAGCGAAAAGAAGACAATCAATCGGTAGATGCTGTTGTGGGCGAACTTTTCGGAAGAACAGCCGGAATCAAAGATGCCAGATTATTATTCTTCACGCCACCGAGTGTGCAAGGTTTTGGAATGGCCGATGGTTTTGAGTTAAAACTACAAGACAAAGGCGATGATGATTGGTTAAAAGTGAGTCAAGTTTCAGGCGAATTTTTACAAGCGTTGAATGCTCGTCCGGAAATTCAATACGCGATGACGAGTTTCAATCCCTCTTTCCCACAATATCAAATGGATGTGAATGTTGAAAAAACAAAAGAAGCCGGAATATCAATCAACCAAATATTTAACACCTTACAAGGTTATTATGGTGGATTATATACAACCGATTTTAATCGTTTTGGAAAACAATACCGTGTGATGATTCAAGCAAAACCGGAAGACCGAGCAACTCCTGAATCACTGGATAATATTTTCATCCGAAATGCTCAAGACGAAACGGTTTCCATTAGCGAATTTGTGAATTTAAAACGTGTGTACGGACCAGAATCGGTTGCTAGATATAATTTATTAAAATCCATCAGCGTAACCGGAAAAGCAAATCCGGGATATAGTTCAGGTGATGCCATTAAAGCAGTGGAAGAAGTTGCCGCTCAACATTTACCGAAAACCTACGAATATGAATTTTCAGGGATGACACGTGAAGAAATCATCGCTGGCGGACAAGCAGCTGGCGTATTTTTATTGAGTTTGATATTCGTCTATTTCCTTTTGGCAGGTCAATACGAAAGTTATGTGTTACCACTATCCGTAATTTTATCATTGCCTGTCGGAATTGCCGGAGCGATTGGTTTTGTCAATTTATTTGGATTAGAAAATAACATTTATTTCCAAGTAGCTTTAATTATGTTGATTGGATTATTAGCCAAAAATGCCATTCTGATTGTCGAATTTGCCATCCAGCGACGTCGACACGGTATGGGCTTATTTGAATCGGCGATTGATGGTGCAAAAGCTCGTTTACGTCCAATTTTGATGACTTCGTTCGCGTTTATTCTCGGCTTACTTCCGTTGGCATTTGCTTCGGGTGTTGGTGCTGTTGGAAACCGTTCGATTGGAATGGGAGCCGTTGGCGGAATGTTAGTGGGAACACTTTTAGGGGTATTTGTAATTCCCGTATTGTTCGTTATTTTCCAAGGTTTACAAGAACGTATTAGCGGAAAGGCAAAAGAAACTGATCCAGAAATTTTATAA
- a CDS encoding efflux RND transporter periplasmic adaptor subunit: MKNKSILTLVITALIIISCGKEAPQPQAMGPMPFAVQKVTKENTTIYQEFSANIEGQQNVEIRPKVNGFIQKIYVDEGQPVKKGQLLFKLETQTLNQDAAAAKARVKAAQVEVDRMIPLVERNIISNVQLETAKANLAQAQSNYSSIAANINFGTITSPVDGVVGNLPYKEGSLVSSTNPEPLTTISDARNVRAYFSMNEKQLLQFNRTFSGQTMADKIKSLPEVNLILADNSPYEIKGKIETINGLVNGRTGSIQLRAEFKNPNGILRSGSSGTIQLPTEQKDIVLIPQIAVSEMQGKQLVFVVDKSNKVSTKVIQTKGTSELNYIVSEGLNEGDLVVVEGVSKLRDGMEIIPNDGSKKTAQTATSQK; encoded by the coding sequence ATGAAAAACAAGTCTATTTTGACCTTAGTCATAACAGCACTCATTATCATTTCCTGCGGGAAAGAAGCACCTCAACCACAAGCCATGGGCCCAATGCCTTTTGCGGTTCAAAAAGTAACGAAAGAAAACACAACCATCTATCAGGAGTTTTCTGCCAATATCGAAGGTCAACAAAATGTTGAAATCCGACCAAAAGTAAACGGATTTATTCAAAAAATTTATGTTGATGAAGGTCAACCGGTCAAAAAAGGTCAGTTATTATTCAAATTAGAAACACAAACCTTAAACCAAGATGCAGCAGCTGCCAAAGCGAGAGTGAAAGCCGCTCAAGTTGAGGTTGATCGAATGATTCCGTTGGTGGAACGCAACATCATCAGCAATGTGCAATTGGAAACGGCTAAAGCAAATTTAGCCCAAGCTCAAAGCAATTACAGTAGTATTGCAGCCAATATCAATTTCGGAACAATTACCAGTCCGGTTGATGGAGTCGTTGGAAATCTTCCTTATAAAGAAGGAAGTTTAGTCAGTTCTACCAACCCTGAACCACTTACAACCATTTCCGATGCCAGAAATGTGCGAGCTTATTTTTCGATGAATGAAAAACAACTGTTACAATTCAATCGTACGTTCAGCGGACAAACGATGGCGGATAAAATCAAGTCATTACCCGAAGTAAATTTAATATTAGCCGATAATTCTCCTTATGAAATTAAAGGAAAAATTGAGACAATCAATGGTTTGGTAAACGGAAGAACCGGAAGTATTCAGTTACGTGCCGAATTCAAAAATCCAAACGGAATTTTACGTAGCGGAAGCAGCGGAACCATTCAATTACCAACTGAACAAAAAGACATAGTCTTAATTCCGCAAATTGCCGTTTCGGAAATGCAAGGAAAGCAATTGGTTTTTGTAGTTGATAAATCGAATAAAGTTTCCACTAAAGTTATCCAAACCAAAGGAACTTCTGAACTCAATTATATTGTTTCCGAAGGTTTAAACGAAGGAGATTTAGTTGTGGTCGAAGGTGTTTCAAAACTACGTGACGGAATGGAAATCATCCCCAACGACGGATCTAAAAAAACAGCTCAAACCGCTACTTCACAAAAATAA